GACACAGGCCCACCTCGAGGTTGGCCTGCAGGCCCGTGGCCGCGTTGGGGCTGTTGCTCGACAGCACGCGCGCGCGGTTGCCGTCCACGGGGAAGAGGCGCCCGGCCTCGCCGCCGTTGGCGCCGCCGCCGCACTGCGGGCCGCGTTGCACCAGGCCCGTGCTGGTGACGCCCACGCGCACGTCCACACCCTGCTCCCGCGCGTAGTCCAGCCAGCCGGGGATCGCCGACTGGAGGCGGTCCTGGTAGGGCCCCATCGTCGTGGTGTTGGAGACGACGAAGAGCACGTCGAGCTGGCTGTCGGTGCCCTGCGTGTAGCGGTCCACCTGGATGCCCTCGTGGTTCGTCTCGCCAATCAGCGGCACGAGGAACGGCGAGGGCTCGTTGGCCACGCGCAGGTACAGCGGAGAGAAGTGCTGGCCCAGCGTGTCGCGCGCGTAGTCCACCTCCAGCTCGAAGCCCTCGCCGGCCTGCAGCGTGCGCGGCTGGAGGATGGGCGTGAGCAGCGAGAACTGCCCGCTGGTGCCATTGCCGATGTCCGCGCTCATGACGGTGAGCGGCTCGCTGCACCGGTTGGAGATGTACGTCTTGCGCGGCGCGGCGGCGCAGTCGAAGCGGATGGGGCCGAAGTCCACGTAGGTCGGCGTGGCGACCAGGCAGCTCGTGCGCGACACGCCCTTGAGGGGCAGCGTCACCGTGGGGTGCGCCGGGTTGTTCACCGTCAGCTTCAGCTCGCCGGTGTACGTGCCCTCCGCCTGGGGACGGAAGGCCACCATGGCGCTGAAGGCCGTGTCGTAGAGCACCACGCCGCCGGTGAGCGCGCCGCCCGGCATGAAGAAGGCGCCGCCCGCGTCGTTGGACAGGTGGACGTCCTTCACCGCGCACTCACCCCGGCCGGGGTTGCGGAAGTAGAAGCCCTGCACCGCGCCACGTCCGGGCACCACGTTGCCGAAGTCCATCTCCGGCTGCGGCAAGAGCTCGAACTCGCAGGGGCCGCTGGTGCGCGCGCGGCCGGTGAGCAGGATTTCGCGCTCCGGGTTGAACAGGTCGTCCGAGCGCACGCGCAGCCGCGCCAGGAATCCGCCCTCCGACGTGGGCTCGAAGAAGACCTTCAGCTCCAGCGCGTCGTTGCCCGGGGCGATCTCCAACCCGCCGGACTCCAGCGTGGGCCACGCGCCCGCGGCCCACGGGTAGGTCTGCGTGCCCCGCGTGGGCGCGCCCACGCTGAACTGCGGGCTGTCGCCATCCGCGCTCACCCCGATGAAGCGCAGCGAGCCGTTGGTGCCCGCGTTGGTGATGCGGATGACCTGCTCCACCTTGCCGCCCACCGGCAGCTCGCCGAAGTCGAGCGTCACCGGCGTCACCGCCAGGGTGGGCCGGCCGCCGCGCGCGTCCAGGATGACCTTGGACTGCCGGTCCTTGTCCGACGCGTAGTGCACCTCCAGGTCCCCCACGTTGGGGCCGGAGTAGCGCGCGGCGAACTCCATGGGCAGCTCCACCACCTCGCCCGGCTGCACCGTGGTGCCCTCCGGCTTGGTCAGCGGGACGAAGGCGAAGTCGCTGGTGACCAGCCGGGAGATGGTCACCGGGCGCCAGGTGATGTTGCGCGCGCGCGTGAAGGACTGGGTGCGCTCGTGCACCGGAATCTGGTCGAACGGCACCGGCGCCGGGTCGAACACGAAGGCGCTGGCCACCGAGTTGCCCTTGAGGTCCACCACGGACGGGGTGCAGCCCTCGCACGAGCGCACCTCCAGCCGCGCGCCCATGGCGCCCAGCGCGCGCGGCAGGTACCGGGTCGCCACCTTGCGCGAGGACTGGGGCGGGATGGTGATGGTGTCCGGGGTGAACGGGTCCGGCCAGTCGCCGCGCACCTCCAGCGTCAGGGGCAGGTCCACCGGGTTGGTGATGGTCACCTCGAGCGTGCGCTCGCTGTCCACCTCCAGCGTCTCGTAGTCGAGCAGCGGCGGCTCGATGCCGACCTGCGTGGGCGTGCCCAGGCCCATCAGCCGCACCTGGGCCTGCGAGCCCTGGTTGGCGTCCGTCGCCACGTGCACCATCTCCTCGGACACGCCCTCCGCCAGGGGATGGAAGCGCACCCGCACCAGGTGCGACTCGCCCGGCATCACCCGCCCGCCGCCGTCCGCCAGCTCCACCTCGTACGAAGGGTTGCCGACGAGCGCCAGCGCCTCGATGGCGAAGAAGGGCACATAGCCGACGTTGCGGATGCGCACCTCGCGCTCCCGCCACTCGCCCACCGGCACCTCGCCGAAGTCGAGCACGTCCATGTCCACCACCGCGGTCGCCTGCACCGAGCGGGTCTCATCCCCCTCGTGGCACCCCATCGCGGTCGTGACGAGCACCGCCAACGCGAGGACTCGCCCCCTCAACCCCATCCCCATTGTCCGCTCCTCACCCTTCTCCGCACACGCGCCCGTCTGGGTCTTGGGCGCGTGATCCACCCACCCCGCTTCAATCAATTCGCATACCAACCCGAGAGGCCGAGGACGGTGTCCTGAATTCAAGGGGTTGAGATGCAAAGTGGCCGGACTGATGGCCGGAGTGAACGCGGGTGCCCTGGAAGGAGTAAGAGTTTTCCCTGCGTTCCGACCGGATGGCGGGCGTCAGCGGATGAAGGTGGCCAACACCCGGGCGACCTCGGAGGGCCGCTCCATGTGCACGTGGTGTCCGCCGGGGAACACGTGGGGCGTCCCGACGAGCGTGGGCAGCGCCTCCAGCCGGGCCCGCAGCCGCTGGGGAGCGGGTGTCAGGCCCTGCTCACCCCGGATGAGCTGCACCGGACAGGTGACGGCCGCCTGGAGGGCCAGCCACTGCGCCTCGTCGTAGCCCTGGGCGAAGCGGCGGCGGTGGCGAGGGTCGAACGTGAAGGCCACGCCCCCCTCGAAGGGCTCGGTGCCGTGCCGCGCCAGGTGCAGCGCGGCGGCCTCCGGCAGGGAGGGGTTGTTCTCCCGCAGGCGCGCGGCGGCGGCCGCCACGTCCGGGTAGCGCTTGCGGTGGGGCGGCCGGCGCGAGTCGTCCAGGAAGGCCCGCAGCCGCTCCACCGCGACGCGCGGCTCGCCGCCGGTGGGGCCCAGGCTCTCGATGAGGGAGACCGTCAGCACGCGCCCGGGGCGCGCGGCCGCGTACGTCAGCGCGACGATGCCGCCCAGCGAGTGGCCCACCAGGTGCGCCCGCTCCAGGCCCAGCCCGTCCAGGGCGGCCTCCACGTCGAGCGCGTGGTCGGCGGATTGGTAGTGGGCCTCGGGCGGCGCGTGCGCGCTCCGGCCCATGCCCCGGAAGTCGAGCAGCGCCAGGCGCCAGTGCGCCGGCACGTGCTCGAGGAGGGCATCGAAGGAGTGGGAGTGGTCCAACCAGCCGTGGAGGAAGAGCACCGCGGGCGCGTCCGCGGGCGCCGGACGGTGGCGCACGTGCAGACGCAGGCCCTGGGCATCGACGAAGAGGGACTCGGGGGATGGGGACACGGGCGGCTCCTGCCCCCGTGCCTTATCCGTTTGTCCGGCGCCCGCCTAGCGAGGCTGCGCGGGAGGTCGCGGCGGCCCGCCGCTGTCCGGCTTGGACATCACCAACGCCAGCTGACGCGCCTGGTTCTCCGTGGCGCACCGGTACTCCTGGACCTTCCCGTTCTCTTTCTCGATGCGGAGCACCCAGACGTCGTTTTCCTTCGTCACGTTCGGACGATGAGACATGGCGGTTCCTCCCCACTGCGGGGCATAAGCACGTCTCGTGCCCGACAAGCCGCATGGAGCCAAAGGCTTGATATTCCGGCGCACCTGCCCGCACGGGTTGGGCGAGGTGACAAATTTCGACCCGGTTTGCGACAAATTTTGGATCACGACCCTGACAAACGTTGCGTAGTACCGCGGGGCTGGGTCCAGAGGGACCTGCGGCCGAGACATCGCGAGACATGGCTCACGGGACGTCAGGCCATTCCCAGACGGAGCGGTAGCCGCCGTTCGTTTGTGTTCCTTCGATGAAGCGCGCGTAGAAGGGGTGGCCGCTCAGGGTGGCGGAGTCGCCCACGACGAAGAGGTGGCGGCGGGCGCGGGTGAGGGCGACGTTGACGCGGCGCAGGTCGGTGAGGAAGCCGAGCTGGCCCTCGCCGTTGGAGCGGGTGAGGGAGACGAGGACGGCGTCCTTCTCCCGGCCCTGGAAGGCGTCCACCGTGTCGACCTCGACCTCCGGGGCGAAGGGCTCCAGCCGCTCACGCAGGCGCAGGGCCTGGGCGCTGTAGGGGGCAATCACGGCCAGCTCGCGCTGGGGCAGGCCCGCGGCGAGCAGGGCGCGGACGCGGGCCTCGACGAGGTCCGCCTCGCCGGTGTTGAAGAGGCTGCGCGTGGTGGGCTCCACCTCCTCCTCGAAGCCCTTGCCGGCGGTGTCGAGGAAGAGGACGGGAGGGGCGTCCACGTCCGCGCCGGGGGTGAGCACCTGCGCGAGCACGCGGTGGGCGACGGACGGGTGGGCGCGCAGCTGGCCGCCGTACATCTCGCGCGAGGGGAAGTCCATGATGCGCTCGTTCATCCGGTACTGCTCGCGCAGCATGCGCTTGACGCCGTCGCCGTGGTCGGCGAGCAGCCGCTCGAAGAGGCTCACCGCGAGCCCCGCCCTCGCGGCCTCCTGCGAGAGGACGGTGGGCGGCAGCTGCTGCGGGTCTCCGGCGAGGATGACGATGGGGGCGCGCAGGAAGCCCAAAAGCGTCAGGGGTTCGGTGGCCTGGGTGGCCTCGTCGAGCAGGGCGAGGTCGAACGCCTCCCCGGAGAGCACGCCGGAGTCGAGGCTGGCCAGGGTGACGCAGACC
This sequence is a window from Myxococcus stipitatus. Protein-coding genes within it:
- a CDS encoding choice-of-anchor D domain-containing protein; protein product: MGMGLRGRVLALAVLVTTAMGCHEGDETRSVQATAVVDMDVLDFGEVPVGEWREREVRIRNVGYVPFFAIEALALVGNPSYEVELADGGGRVMPGESHLVRVRFHPLAEGVSEEMVHVATDANQGSQAQVRLMGLGTPTQVGIEPPLLDYETLEVDSERTLEVTITNPVDLPLTLEVRGDWPDPFTPDTITIPPQSSRKVATRYLPRALGAMGARLEVRSCEGCTPSVVDLKGNSVASAFVFDPAPVPFDQIPVHERTQSFTRARNITWRPVTISRLVTSDFAFVPLTKPEGTTVQPGEVVELPMEFAARYSGPNVGDLEVHYASDKDRQSKVILDARGGRPTLAVTPVTLDFGELPVGGKVEQVIRITNAGTNGSLRFIGVSADGDSPQFSVGAPTRGTQTYPWAAGAWPTLESGGLEIAPGNDALELKVFFEPTSEGGFLARLRVRSDDLFNPEREILLTGRARTSGPCEFELLPQPEMDFGNVVPGRGAVQGFYFRNPGRGECAVKDVHLSNDAGGAFFMPGGALTGGVVLYDTAFSAMVAFRPQAEGTYTGELKLTVNNPAHPTVTLPLKGVSRTSCLVATPTYVDFGPIRFDCAAAPRKTYISNRCSEPLTVMSADIGNGTSGQFSLLTPILQPRTLQAGEGFELEVDYARDTLGQHFSPLYLRVANEPSPFLVPLIGETNHEGIQVDRYTQGTDSQLDVLFVVSNTTTMGPYQDRLQSAIPGWLDYAREQGVDVRVGVTSTGLVQRGPQCGGGANGGEAGRLFPVDGNRARVLSSNSPNAATGLQANLEVGLCHNLVQGLETMRQALSAPLSEQTDDPRTAQPNDGNWGFTRPAARMAVVVLADEDDNSGFTPDSYIQFLQTLKGTGMSHRSQLYALVPTDSRCTTAGDDADRFISVARGTGGRVESICDGDYRPLLDSVIQRAGDLQADFPLTADPMGQAEMSVRVQGQPVPESQWTYDADANAIVFNGAAVPRPGQTVEVRYRSVCKAPTKQP
- a CDS encoding alpha/beta fold hydrolase gives rise to the protein MSPSPESLFVDAQGLRLHVRHRPAPADAPAVLFLHGWLDHSHSFDALLEHVPAHWRLALLDFRGMGRSAHAPPEAHYQSADHALDVEAALDGLGLERAHLVGHSLGGIVALTYAAARPGRVLTVSLIESLGPTGGEPRVAVERLRAFLDDSRRPPHRKRYPDVAAAAARLRENNPSLPEAAALHLARHGTEPFEGGVAFTFDPRHRRRFAQGYDEAQWLALQAAVTCPVQLIRGEQGLTPAPQRLRARLEALPTLVGTPHVFPGGHHVHMERPSEVARVLATFIR